A stretch of DNA from Cannabis sativa cultivar Pink pepper isolate KNU-18-1 chromosome X, ASM2916894v1, whole genome shotgun sequence:
tcaatgaataaaaactaataattcaatccgattataattaaaatataaccaattttgtaatataataataaataaatataaataacataaaataattcaaaccagttttaattaaatgtaatatttataacaattcTCAtaaatttttctcatatttataatttttttttaaaaaaatatcatatttagtgtaattaaatttttattccatatatatcaaaaactTATattcattttctcatttttttcaaACCATTCAAACCAAAATACATATGAACTTTCATTCTTTCCaataaaaaaaagacaaaataccgATTGTTTTATTTGTGATTCTTCACCCCCACAATCAAAATTATTATCTGCGATTCTTCATCTCCGATTCTTCTTTGTTCTCTCAAActcacacatatacatatatatatatagttatatagtTACTAGCACTGATAACAAAACCCTCATTCTCCCCACTTCATCACACAGCCTGCTCGAtcgaaaatttcaaagaaaaatcgATTTTCTGGCTCTATTTTTCATTCTTGAGAACTCTGGTGCCGTTCTCTCTCTCTGAACTTCGGTGCCCATTTCGTTTCAGCCCCCATTTTGTCCACCTTGAACTCCGATGCCGCTCTATCTTTCTGATTTTTCCATCGGTCCGTCTCAACCTCCATTACTCGATAAGAAAATTAGGAGATTTCGGCGTGGCCAAATATTCGAACACCACTGGCCACGAAAGGTATCATCCCTATTCCTAATTATGTATATAGTTGTGTGTAATCAAAATCCCTAGGTCAGTTTCGTTAGCAGGTTTTCAATTTTATGAACTGGGTTGATAGATATTTTATACTCTATGAAATCTAATTTCAACTTTAATGGCATAgtgatttttatataaatatacatatatatatattcatggtATTATTTTGGACTTTGTGGATGCTTTTTAGATTGACCAGAGGATtatttttggatttaatttaGGAACATTAAGAATTGGTAAATGATAAgatatagaaaaaaatttaacatatcaAACTTCACTATGACAATGAATAAAGTTTGGTTTGAAGCCTAAGCCAATGGCTTTGATCAAGAAGCTATGATTtttaaaggctaattagtaattttttcttttgaattttgacatgtaccaaatcatgcccttgaacttttttggccgttaaaaatttcccctcaactattgagattgttaaatttaaggacttttgtctaattttagtaaaaaaattctaacatggatgaaagttcaagggacatgatttagtatatatcaaagtttgagggacatgatttggtagatatcaaagtctggagagcatgatttagtacataaacaattactgaaacagtaaaattgaataaaattagacaaaaatccttaaatttaataatctcaatagttcgggggaatTTTTTAACGACTAAAAAATTCAGggagcacgatttagtacatgtcaaaattcatggagaaaaattactaattagccttttttgattttttttttttttttaactctgTATCTTGTAAATGGATGTTTTCTATTAAAGTAACTCGGTATATGTccactttcaaaaaaaaagaaaaactcggTATATGTCATCTAAGATGTATTTCATTAGATTCTTATCTATTATTCTGGTTATGAGGGTATTGCAAATTATGACAAGgtaattttcttatcttgagaTCAATTGAAGGGTCTTTCTTTTACATTTATGCTCTTATGCATAGTCTTTCGAGAACAAACGAgtctattttgttattctcaaaaaatatagatttgtttaagtaaacataacatttttttagtttaatttctatttttttttttcaaaataattttatatttttattgaatttttaattattttttaagatatgagtttataaatacaaataaatttgatttttttttcaaaaaatcttagtttgtttaaattatttattggattttcaatattttagttttattttttaagatatgtgtttataaataaaataaagtttaaaaatattattttacgaataatttatatttttttaaataaaattaatattttttaattaatttaatatttttatagtttgttaaataatttttattatattttttttagaattcatagaatattataatttttaaattatttttttttaataataagaaaaaaattttgtattggtcaaaatttaaaggataaaaatataaacagtaaaaaaaaaaaaacttaacctAACACAATAAAGGGCATAATTAACGAGTGGGCAAATTCGGGTAGTGTTAAAAATGTAAGgagtaaaaatagttttttaaataattgattATAATTTGTTCTCACTTTGTTGTGTTATttttatcatatatttatttagattAGTATATGTATGATGTATTGTTTTATATATCATTACTTATggaatatgaagaagaaaatgtGGTTTTTGAAGTGAACAAGTGGATTGAGTAGAAGTTCAAGTTATATACTTTTGCAGAAGCTGATCACATTAATATTTTGATTCATAGAAGCTAAGCTATGGGACACGGTATTTTTCCCAAATTCTCTCTTTCTCATCAGACTCACTCTAGATCCTTTTTCTTTTGTGTTAATTGTTTGAATCGATGTTTCAGGTGATAATAAGGGTCGACCCCATAAGAAGCACAAATCATCGGCGAAGGTTTAATTCATTCATTCGTTTATTTGATGCAatagttttatgttagttttATCATTGTTATTGGGCTTTAATTTGATTAGGGAAATGTGTTCAGGAAGAGCATAGGAATCATCCATTTGTTGAAGACGATGGTGGTTATTATGGGGATGAAGTCGATGAGGATTTGCGTGAAGGTAAGGGGTTTCTTTCTACtactttctattttcttttttggttGGTCGATTAAGGATTATGGGTATTGATTGATTGATTATGGCCAATCTATGATTGATTCAAGGTGAGGGGAAAAGGAGGGATTTTACCAAATTAGAATTGAAACCTGACCACGCCAATAGGCCATTGTGGGCTTGTGCGGATGGACGCATTTTCCTTGAAACCTTCTCACCTTTGTATAAACAAGCTTACGATTTTCTTATTGCAATTGCTGAACCAGTTTGCAGGTATGAAATTTAAAGTCTAATCCTAATGTAGTTTGTTAGTTGTAGTCGACATTTGCTATATATTGTTTGTGGGGTTATTGAACATCTATGCCTGTGACTTGTTTTCTAGGCCAGAATCAATGCACGAATACAACTTGACACCGCATTCTTTGTATGCCGCTGTGTCTGTTGGTCTTGAAACTGAAACAATCATAGCTGTTTTGAATAAATTGTCTAAGACTAAGCTTCCAAAAGAGATGATAGACTTCATACATGGCTCTACGGCTAATTATGGCAAAGTGAAGCTCGTTCTTAAGAAGAATAGATACTTTGTCGAATCCCCCTTCCCAGAGGCAGGATACTTACCACTCTCATACTTCACCTCTTTCTTTTCACGTTATGCACATTGCCATCGGGAATTTAggatcataatttttttttgttttaattatatgCAGGTGCTAAAGAATTTGCTCAAGGATGAAGTTATATCTCGAGCAAGGATTATTTCTGAGGTAAGTTATTCGATGTCATAATGTTTCTAGTTAGGATTTTTTGTTCTCCTGACATTTCATTCTTGCTCTCCTTATTGTTAAGTGCATATTCATAAGTAAATACATTTTGGATTGTATGGTGAATTTATCACCCTTCCAAGCATGTGTTTCATTTTTGACTTTGAGAAGTTCATACGTCCTTAGTTGCTTATatgtatttaagttttagattggTCATTTATATGTCTGCTTAGTTGATTAGTTGATTGTTTTGTGAAATGTATCTAACTTCAAATTGTTTATAGGGTCTGAATGGAAACGATGGATTTACTATTAGCAAAAGTATGGGTGAGATGGTAGATGGTCATGATGGGTTGCTGAATGAAGCAGAAATTGCAGCTGCAGCCGAAGAAAAAGAAACTCACTCATTTGAAGTTGATCCTTCACAGGTTTGCGAGGCCTACTTTTGTCATGTGCCTTATAGCACTTCTCAGTTTCATATTATTGTATACTAGCTTGTGAAGTAAGTGCTGGTTTATTAGACACCCATGTTCTTTTGATTCAAATACCATCACTAaatataaaattgtatattttttatacataaatatCATTGAATTTTCCCTCAAAAATGACAAATGCTGAAATGCATTGCCCACGTTAGGGTTGGAAATGTTGCTTTGTgcctaattatataattttatattctttTGTAAACCACTTTATTTGAATCTTTACTTGCtttatgttagattttttttgttttttagtaAGGATTTAAGTATTGGCAGGTTGAAAATGTCAAGCAACGTTGCTTGCCAAATGCTCTAAATTATCCCATGTTAGAGGAGTATGATTTCAGAAATGATACTGTAAGTTTACAAGATCTTTTCCTTGCTTTAGATAGCTGTGGTGGTCAGTGTACAAGTGAGAGATTTTCTCTGATTTATTGGGTATGTCTGATATACGGAACCATGTGCTCATATGGTACTATAGGTCAATCCGGACCTTGACATGGAGCTGAAGCCTCAAGCACAACCCAGACCATATCAGGAGAAAAGCTTGAGTAAAATGTTTGGAAATGGTATAATTAGCTTTCCAAGtttaatcatttaatttctaGTAATTAATAAAATCATACATAGATTGATTGGGAATCTTTTCAACTTGCTCATGCTCTCTCTCATTCCTGGTAACTTAGAAATTGCCTAATATTctaaatggttttttttttggtgatttcTGACAATGATAAGCATAAATGAATGACACTTTGATACTTATTCTCAGAGTTGTCAACTAACTTTGGTAATCATAGTCATACTACTTTGAATCCAAGTTATTCATACAAGTTCATTATTTGGAATATTGCAGGAAGAGCAAGATCTGGTATCATTGTGTTGCCTTGTGGTGCTGGAAAATCCTTAGTTGGTGTTTCTGCAGCCAGCCGAATTAAAAAGAGTTGTCTCTGTCTAGCAACTAATGCCGTGTCTGTGGATCAATGGGCATTTCAGTTTAGGCTCTGGTCAACCATCCGAGAGGATCAAATTTGTCGTTTTACATCAGATAGCAAAGAAAGATTCCGTGGTAATGCTGGAGTGGTTGTAACAACATATAACATGGTTGCTTTTGGTGGAAAACGGTCAGAAGAATCAGAAAAGATTATTGAAGAAATAAGAAACAGAGAATGGGGATTACTGCTTATGGACGAGGTAACcttgtaatttttttagctAAATAAGTTATTAAAGCCTTTTAAAACATCAACTTACATTGGTTTGTTCAGGTGCATGTTGTTCCAGCGCACATGTTTAGAAAGGTCATTAGTATCACTAAATCTCACTGCAAGCTTGGGCTCACTGGTATGTATGTGTACCTTTATTATTGCAGAGGACACTAACACACAGACTTTAGTTCTTTTGGCTTGGAAGTGAAATTTTGTTATGTGACTGTAGCCACACTGGTGAGAGAGGACGAGAGGATTACAGACTTGAATTTTCTTATTGGTCCCAAATTGTATGAAGCAAATTGGTTGGATTTGGTAAAAGGTGGATTTATTGCGAATGTACAGTGCGCTGAAGTGTGGTGTCCAATGACGAAGGAGTTTTTTGCGGAATatttaaagaaagaaaactcCAAGAAAAAACAggtatttgattttttaaatattcattTTCCTTGCTTGGTGCAAGATTTCTTTGCCGTGAGAGCAACACCGGGCCTGAGATTAATTGGGCCTTAGGTAGCAATAAAATTATTGGACCTTTTTCAAAAGGAAATGtggtatttttaaaatgatttttttttattttcgggcTTTTAGgctgggtgggccctaggcCTGCGCCTAGCCTGCCTTAGCTCATATCTGGCCCTTGGTGAGAGACATCATGTATTATAAGAGATTATTTCTTTCGGGCTCTTAATGATGATTCACTAAATCAGTTTCTTTGATAGCCTGATAACTCTGCTGGTAATAGCCGAAATAAAAGAGCTATTACTCTTGCTATGTACCTATCGTGTTTAATCTTGAGTTATCTGGAGAGTTTGGTCTGAGTTTGCTATGTTAACTTGTTATGTAATTCTATAAAAATGAATTGTTTAATGGATTATGTATAGCAAACATATTCCCCCAGCTATATCTGTAGACTATAATGGTAATTAGTAATCAACTCAGAGGATTCTGGatataattttcttgtattataaatttttaattttttaccaaCTTTACAAAACCCACAGGATaatgggtttatttatttttaggcaCTCTATGTGATGAATCCAAACAAGTTTAGGGCATGTGAATTTCTCATCCGGTTTCATGAACAACAACGTGGTGATAAGATAATTGTTTTTGCTGACAACCTATTTGCACTCACGGAGTATGCTATGAAACTCCGCAAACCCATGATCTATGGTGCTACCAGGTTCTTTTTTTACGCACATAACTTCTCCTCTATGAATTGCATTTTAATGGGTGTTGTTTTGTGTCTAACTTTCGCTAATGTACTTATGTTTCATGCAGTCACGTGGAGAGGACAAAAATTCTTGAAGCTTTCAAAACTAGTCGGGATGTAAATACCATCTTTCTCTCAAAGGTACTCCACTTTGGCTTACTCCACGATTTCAATATGAAATGAATACATAGTTTAGGGTAAATGCCATGTTTTGCAAATGCTACTCATCGACCTTTTGTTTTGCTAATAATAATTCAGATCCTGTGTTTTTTCATAATAATACCTTGAGCTTGGtcgaacttttttttttatcctaACTCTAAAATATTCACCTTCCTAACCGTAAACCTTTCTACTCCCTAACTCTTAACAATTGTGGTTCAATGTCTATTCTATTCCTTACTCGAAAGAAGTTCGACCAAAATTGCGTTTGAGATACTATTACGTTCCATTTTGCAAAATATAAGATTTGGATTGTTATTTTAAGGTACAATTAGTAAGTTTTGCAAAACAAAAGGTCCAAATTTGTAAGCTTTGCAAAACGAAGGATCCAAATTAGTAAGCTTTGCAAAACAAAGGGTCAAAATACAAGATTTGGATTGTCATTTACTTTTACCATGATTCTTTTTTGTTCCTtgtgaatttaaaattatatttttggaatGTTTATTTTAGTTGGCATTGCTTCAGGAGGTTTAtacattttttcttaaaaactgAAGGAATAAAAACCAAGCAACAAACAAATTGGTGTCTGGTTAATTTTAGGCTTGAATAACTTTTCTATTTCAACAAATCCCATACCCTTTACCATTGTTGCATTGCATCAATCATTTTATATTCTAAACAAATTAGtttatgggaaatttgattttctatacttagaaaatcaaaaaatttgatttctaaaccaataatttaaaccctaaaaaaactataccttttttttcaaaaccccaaaaatacccccaaactctcacagcatctctctttctctctctatctcggccggtcccaagaatcccacaccccaggtccgatggtcggaccatggggtccgatggggtccgaccaatcggacccatcggaccccaaggtccgaccatcggacctctctcttcccctctctctctcaaatcgcaagaaaaaaaaaaaaaatttaaaagacggtcggaccttggggtccgatgggtccgattggtcggacccatcggaccccaaggtccgaccatcggacctttgtcttcttccctctctcaaatcgcaggaaaaaaaaaagtttcagagacggtcggaggggttggggtcggactggggttgctctttcgggttggggttggggtcggaggggttggggtcgtggtcgacgggggtgagggtggtgatcggcgttggggttgacgtgggtgggtgagggtggttcgggtgagggtgggcggttggggtgagatagagggagagagagatgatgcagagagagagagaatattgtgaggggggtatttttggggttttgaaaaaaaaagaatagtttttttaggttttaaatttttggtttagggaaatttttttttgattttctaagtatagaaaatcaaatttcccttagtTTATTATAAGCTGGAAACAGTAGATAAGCTTAGAATTTCTTCCCGGATGGtgattgatattttatattacagGTTGGTGATAATTCCATAGATATTCCTGAGGCCAACGTGATCATTCAGATTTCATCCCATGCTGGTTCAAGACGTCAGGAGGCTCAGCGTTTGGGTCGTATTCTTAGGGCTAAGGTTTGTATTCATACTGTTTTGGGTGACACTTTCATCATCTATCATTACATTAACAgaacaattaattaatagttTTCTTTAAATTACTTTGAAATGGCTTCTTCTGCTTACGGGATACATGGtcattttttaatttccgtGAAGACTGCAGTACTTACTAATTGGCATCATTCACGGTGACTGTAATTATGGTTGTTTGATGAATTATTGCGATCAACAGGGTAAGCTTCAGGATAGGATGGCAGGAGGTAAAGAAGAGTACAATGCGTTCTTTTATTCACTTGTATCAACTGATACACAGGTTAGTTGTTccctcattttttatttaagcctAGCCCACCACTACTAGATAATACTTTGTTATTTACTCTAAAACGCTCATGTATGTTCATACTCATATCATCTATTTAGTCCCAACATATTTAGCTTGAATGCTATGCAGGAGATGTACTATTCAACTAAAAGACAGCAGTTCTTGATCGATCAAGGTTATAGTTTCAAGGTatcctttattttttcttttaataattttgtattttattttgtcagcTTACCACACTTTATCATGTTATTGGTTTTGTACTAGGACGATTATTGGATCTTGCAAATTTACtaatttttactttaatttactCTTAAAGGTGAT
This window harbors:
- the LOC115703047 gene encoding general transcription and DNA repair factor IIH helicase subunit XPB1 isoform X1 — protein: MGHGDNKGRPHKKHKSSAKEEHRNHPFVEDDGGYYGDEVDEDLREGEGKRRDFTKLELKPDHANRPLWACADGRIFLETFSPLYKQAYDFLIAIAEPVCRPESMHEYNLTPHSLYAAVSVGLETETIIAVLNKLSKTKLPKEMIDFIHGSTANYGKVKLVLKKNRYFVESPFPEAGYLPLSYFTSFFSRYAHCHREFRIIIFFCFNYMQVLKNLLKDEVISRARIISEGLNGNDGFTISKSMGEMVDGHDGLLNEAEIAAAAEEKETHSFEVDPSQVENVKQRCLPNALNYPMLEEYDFRNDTVNPDLDMELKPQAQPRPYQEKSLSKMFGNGRARSGIIVLPCGAGKSLVGVSAASRIKKSCLCLATNAVSVDQWAFQFRLWSTIREDQICRFTSDSKERFRGNAGVVVTTYNMVAFGGKRSEESEKIIEEIRNREWGLLLMDEVHVVPAHMFRKVISITKSHCKLGLTATLVREDERITDLNFLIGPKLYEANWLDLVKGGFIANVQCAEVWCPMTKEFFAEYLKKENSKKKQALYVMNPNKFRACEFLIRFHEQQRGDKIIVFADNLFALTEYAMKLRKPMIYGATSHVERTKILEAFKTSRDVNTIFLSKVGDNSIDIPEANVIIQISSHAGSRRQEAQRLGRILRAKGKLQDRMAGGKEEYNAFFYSLVSTDTQEMYYSTKRQQFLIDQGYSFKVITSLPPADTGPELSYHRLEEQLSLLSKVLSAGDDAVGLEQLEEDADDIALHKARRSMGSMSAMSGANGMVYMEYSTGRRLAGQGQLKSNKPKDPAKRHHLFKKRFT
- the LOC115703047 gene encoding general transcription and DNA repair factor IIH helicase subunit XPB1 isoform X2, yielding MGHGDNKGRPHKKHKSSAKEEHRNHPFVEDDGGYYGDEVDEDLREGEGKRRDFTKLELKPDHANRPLWACADGRIFLETFSPLYKQAYDFLIAIAEPVCRPESMHEYNLTPHSLYAAVSVGLETETIIAVLNKLSKTKLPKEMIDFIHGSTANYGKVKLVLKKNRYFVESPFPEVLKNLLKDEVISRARIISEGLNGNDGFTISKSMGEMVDGHDGLLNEAEIAAAAEEKETHSFEVDPSQVENVKQRCLPNALNYPMLEEYDFRNDTVNPDLDMELKPQAQPRPYQEKSLSKMFGNGRARSGIIVLPCGAGKSLVGVSAASRIKKSCLCLATNAVSVDQWAFQFRLWSTIREDQICRFTSDSKERFRGNAGVVVTTYNMVAFGGKRSEESEKIIEEIRNREWGLLLMDEVHVVPAHMFRKVISITKSHCKLGLTATLVREDERITDLNFLIGPKLYEANWLDLVKGGFIANVQCAEVWCPMTKEFFAEYLKKENSKKKQALYVMNPNKFRACEFLIRFHEQQRGDKIIVFADNLFALTEYAMKLRKPMIYGATSHVERTKILEAFKTSRDVNTIFLSKVGDNSIDIPEANVIIQISSHAGSRRQEAQRLGRILRAKGKLQDRMAGGKEEYNAFFYSLVSTDTQEMYYSTKRQQFLIDQGYSFKVITSLPPADTGPELSYHRLEEQLSLLSKVLSAGDDAVGLEQLEEDADDIALHKARRSMGSMSAMSGANGMVYMEYSTGRRLAGQGQLKSNKPKDPAKRHHLFKKRFT